The proteins below are encoded in one region of Syntrophotalea carbinolica DSM 2380:
- a CDS encoding peptidylprolyl isomerase — translation MPRCGLATIILLLLMLLPACKDQDRLPSQVLLRIDGRTVSLEQFQHDFAQILPRDRVLPKDEEQALRRSYLAQRIDHELLLAEATRRKLSVTPAELQQAIASHLDRYPSGDFERMLADQGLAVEDWQRLLQEQLLVEKVLALMVRDKVDIADEEINAYFAAHRQSFARPEQVKARQITVPDEAQGRQALEMLRQGTPFAEVARRCSISPDADQGGDMGTFARGEMPEAFDKAVFGLPAGRISDLTESDYGYHIFLVEQHLPARPPDLDTVRGEIVAQLRKQQEEQLYQDWLQSLRQEAAIEIDWTLM, via the coding sequence ATGCCCCGCTGCGGGTTAGCCACCATCATTCTGCTTCTGCTCATGCTCCTGCCGGCCTGCAAGGATCAGGATCGGCTGCCGTCTCAGGTGCTGTTACGCATCGATGGACGAACCGTTTCCCTGGAGCAGTTTCAACACGATTTCGCGCAGATCCTGCCAAGGGACCGCGTCCTCCCCAAAGATGAAGAACAGGCGCTGCGTCGCTCCTATCTGGCACAGCGCATCGATCATGAGCTGTTGCTGGCCGAAGCAACCAGACGCAAGTTGAGCGTTACGCCGGCGGAACTGCAGCAGGCCATCGCCAGTCATCTGGACCGCTATCCGAGCGGCGACTTCGAACGCATGCTGGCCGACCAGGGCCTTGCCGTGGAAGATTGGCAGCGTCTTCTGCAGGAACAGCTGCTGGTGGAAAAAGTCCTCGCCCTCATGGTTCGGGACAAGGTCGATATTGCCGACGAAGAAATCAACGCCTATTTTGCCGCTCATCGCCAGAGCTTTGCTCGCCCAGAACAGGTCAAAGCCCGCCAGATCACCGTCCCGGATGAGGCTCAGGGACGCCAGGCACTGGAAATGCTGCGCCAGGGCACGCCTTTCGCTGAAGTTGCGCGCCGCTGTTCCATCTCCCCCGATGCCGATCAGGGTGGCGACATGGGTACGTTCGCCCGCGGCGAAATGCCGGAGGCCTTCGACAAGGCTGTATTCGGTCTGCCGGCCGGTCGTATCAGCGACTTGACCGAAAGCGATTACGGCTATCACATTTTTCTTGTCGAGCAGCATCTTCCGGCCCGGCCGCCCGACCTTGACACGGTGCGTGGCGAGATTGTCGCCCAATTGCGCAAGCAACAGGAAGAACAGCTTTACCAGGATTGGCTGCAGTCTCTGCGACAAGAAGCCGCCATCGAAATCGACTGGACCTTAATGTAA
- a CDS encoding twin-arginine translocase TatA/TatE family subunit, with translation MFNIGPTELLLILALALIILGPRRLPELARALGKGLAEFKRATRDFHDDHAEDVSSGGADQVAEESRPAALKEDARQDEGEQRPPSSHG, from the coding sequence ATGTTCAATATCGGTCCGACCGAACTTTTACTGATCCTGGCTTTGGCCTTGATCATTCTCGGGCCCCGGCGCCTGCCGGAGCTGGCTCGCGCCCTGGGTAAGGGGTTGGCGGAATTCAAGCGCGCGACCCGGGATTTTCATGATGATCACGCCGAAGATGTCTCCTCCGGGGGTGCCGATCAGGTTGCCGAGGAGAGTCGTCCGGCGGCACTGAAAGAGGATGCCCGGCAAGATGAAGGCGAACAGCGTCCTCCTTCCTCCCATGGTTGA
- the tatC gene encoding twin-arginine translocase subunit TatC yields MKANSVLLPPMVDASLIDHLDELRRRLMIAGGAWLLGALICYAFSQQLFQAVSAPLRQALPEGSSLVFIHATEPFFTYIKLSAMAGLLLSLPVIFWQLWAFVAPGLYPSEKRLALPFVLASSGCFGAGAWFGFGYVFPLVFRFLVSYGTEVGNISAMLSMGAYLSLSCRLLLAFGLVFELPILIFFLTRMGIVDHFWLARRRRTALLLAFVVGAVLTPPDIVSQLAIAGPFVVLYEVSIVVARVGAKRSRDAFSEENSAE; encoded by the coding sequence ATGAAGGCGAACAGCGTCCTCCTTCCTCCCATGGTTGATGCGTCCCTGATCGATCACCTGGATGAATTGAGGCGCCGCCTGATGATCGCGGGGGGCGCCTGGCTGCTTGGGGCCCTGATCTGTTACGCGTTTTCCCAGCAATTGTTTCAGGCCGTTTCCGCTCCTTTGCGCCAGGCGCTGCCGGAGGGCAGTTCCCTGGTGTTCATTCATGCGACCGAGCCGTTTTTTACCTATATCAAACTGTCGGCCATGGCCGGTCTGTTGCTGAGTCTGCCGGTGATTTTCTGGCAACTGTGGGCGTTTGTCGCACCGGGACTTTATCCGAGCGAAAAACGTCTGGCGCTGCCGTTCGTATTGGCCAGCAGCGGCTGTTTCGGTGCTGGCGCCTGGTTCGGGTTCGGTTACGTTTTTCCCCTGGTTTTCCGCTTTTTGGTCAGTTATGGCACCGAGGTGGGCAATATCAGCGCCATGCTCTCCATGGGAGCCTATTTGTCGCTATCCTGCCGACTGTTGCTGGCCTTCGGGCTGGTTTTCGAACTGCCTATCCTTATCTTTTTTCTCACCCGCATGGGGATTGTCGACCATTTCTGGCTGGCCCGGCGACGGCGTACGGCGCTGCTGCTGGCTTTTGTCGTCGGGGCTGTTCTGACGCCGCCCGATATCGTTTCCCAGTTGGCGATTGCCGGGCCCTTTGTGGTTTTGTACGAAGTCAGTATTGTGGTGGCTCGCGTTGGTGCGAAACGCAGCCGTGACGCCTTCTCTGAGGAAAACAGCGCCGAATGA
- the mfd gene encoding transcription-repair coupling factor, with translation MTPSDPHTELHPALDELAATLEGLPHTELLGMTGTSCAFVLARLLAENPAPLLILAASQEQAVRITADLGFYLGRPDQVFYLPHWEMRPYEALLPHPAIEATRLATLAALADGRALALVMTVRSVMQRVMPRRVLAGLRSCLREQELHPREALLPHLAELGYHAVPLVEDPGTFSVRGDLLDLYPPTLPEPVRIEFFGDQIERMRPFDPTTQRSREHHIASLELLPAREMILAGEHLETFARTLKQRADALGIARPQREALLEEAREGLLGPGHSFFMPLCYDGLDTIFDYVTGGRLVRLDPPAIAQEMDRLSDEISEGEHRMANHGELYLPGDALYLSGNELADSLALLPHIDVTTLRLYDLEEQTPRVALHTESNADLRSNQQQDGGLAAQLASRLHGWQKQNWRLLLVCHQQGQAERLQALLAGRGLDLPLRDGIDIAKLEPGRPVITLGELSSGFRLPDEHLAIITEEEIFGRRARRRSGAAEARAKARLSSLAELREGDLVVHADHGIGRYQGLQHLQLQGNEGDFLNLEYAGKDRLYLPVERIEKIQKYVGAEGAMPRLDRMGGGAWEKAKLKARAAVEELARELLQIYARREMHEGFHYSPPDAMFREFEAAFPYEETADQMAAINDVLTDMQTPRAMDRVICGDVGYGKTEVAIRAAYKAALDGKQVAVLVPTTILARQHGQTFAERLKDTPVTVASLSRLNSSAEQKQILQQAADGKIDILIGTHRLLQRDVRFKDLGLLIVDEEQRFGVTHKERLKKLRAEVDLLTLTATPIPRTLHMSLLGLRDLSVIDTPPVDRQVIRTYVSRFDDDLIRQAILNELRRGGQVFFVHNRVQNIGAMAEFIQSLVPEATVAVGHGQMTEKALEAVMMDFVEGKTNVLVCSTIIENGLDIPRANTIIVNRADCFGLAQLYQLRGRVGRSHLRAYAYLLIPGESTLTHEARERLRVLTELTELGAGFRIASHDLELRGAGDLLGPKQSGQIAAIGFEMYAELLEDTIAELKGQQREDRIDPEIRLGLSAFLPEKYLPDPNQRLVFYKQLASAEDEETLYDLADELRDRFGDPPDPTLLLMEVMKLRVLMKRLRIATADYDGHSLTFGFAQDTPVQPDKIIALLDMDPKKYSFSPDFRLGIRLGRQPGEAALGEAKKALQGLI, from the coding sequence ATGACACCTTCTGATCCCCATACGGAACTCCATCCGGCCCTGGACGAATTAGCCGCCACCCTGGAGGGCCTGCCTCACACTGAACTACTGGGCATGACCGGCACCAGCTGCGCCTTCGTGCTTGCGCGCCTGCTGGCCGAAAACCCCGCCCCTTTGCTGATACTGGCTGCCAGCCAGGAACAAGCGGTTCGCATAACCGCCGATCTCGGCTTTTATCTGGGTCGCCCCGACCAGGTATTTTACCTGCCCCACTGGGAAATGCGCCCCTACGAAGCCCTGCTGCCCCACCCCGCGATCGAAGCCACTCGCCTGGCAACACTGGCGGCGCTGGCCGACGGGCGCGCCCTGGCGCTGGTCATGACCGTGCGCTCCGTCATGCAGCGGGTCATGCCGCGACGCGTGCTCGCCGGGCTGCGCAGCTGCCTGCGGGAACAGGAGCTTCACCCCCGCGAAGCCCTGCTGCCGCACCTGGCCGAACTCGGCTACCATGCCGTACCGCTGGTGGAAGATCCCGGCACCTTCTCCGTGCGCGGCGATCTGCTGGATCTGTACCCGCCGACCCTGCCGGAACCGGTGCGCATCGAATTTTTCGGCGACCAGATCGAACGCATGCGCCCCTTCGATCCCACCACCCAGCGTTCCCGCGAACACCACATAGCCTCGCTGGAATTGCTGCCGGCAAGGGAAATGATCCTGGCCGGCGAGCACCTGGAAACCTTCGCGCGAACCCTTAAACAACGCGCCGATGCTCTCGGCATAGCGCGACCTCAACGCGAAGCCCTGCTCGAGGAAGCACGCGAAGGACTGCTCGGTCCGGGACACAGCTTCTTCATGCCCCTGTGCTACGACGGACTCGACACTATTTTCGACTACGTCACCGGCGGTCGACTGGTGCGTCTCGACCCTCCGGCCATCGCCCAGGAAATGGATCGGCTCAGCGATGAAATCAGCGAAGGCGAACATCGCATGGCGAACCATGGCGAGCTGTATCTGCCCGGGGATGCTCTCTACCTGAGCGGAAACGAGCTGGCCGACAGCCTCGCCCTTCTGCCGCACATCGACGTCACGACTCTGCGTCTGTATGACCTGGAGGAACAGACGCCGCGGGTGGCACTGCATACCGAAAGCAATGCCGACCTGCGCAGCAATCAGCAACAGGACGGTGGCCTGGCCGCGCAACTGGCCAGCCGCCTGCACGGCTGGCAGAAGCAGAACTGGCGCCTGCTGCTGGTCTGTCATCAGCAGGGCCAGGCCGAACGCCTGCAGGCCCTGCTGGCGGGACGCGGCCTCGACCTGCCGTTGCGCGACGGCATCGATATCGCCAAACTCGAACCGGGCCGCCCCGTCATCACCCTGGGCGAGCTGTCCAGCGGATTCCGCCTGCCGGATGAACACCTGGCCATCATCACCGAGGAAGAGATTTTCGGGCGTCGAGCCCGTCGCCGCAGCGGCGCTGCCGAAGCCAGGGCCAAAGCCCGGCTTTCCTCCCTGGCCGAACTGCGCGAAGGGGATCTGGTGGTGCATGCCGACCACGGCATCGGACGCTACCAGGGCCTGCAGCACCTGCAACTGCAAGGCAACGAAGGCGACTTTCTGAATCTGGAATACGCCGGCAAGGATCGTCTCTACCTGCCGGTGGAGCGCATCGAAAAGATCCAGAAATATGTCGGCGCCGAAGGTGCCATGCCGCGCCTCGACCGCATGGGCGGCGGCGCCTGGGAAAAGGCCAAACTCAAGGCCCGTGCCGCGGTCGAAGAACTGGCCCGCGAGCTGCTGCAGATCTATGCACGCCGCGAAATGCACGAAGGTTTTCATTATTCGCCGCCGGATGCCATGTTCCGCGAATTCGAGGCGGCCTTTCCCTACGAGGAAACCGCCGACCAAATGGCCGCTATCAACGATGTGCTGACGGACATGCAAACTCCGCGGGCCATGGACCGGGTGATCTGCGGCGACGTCGGTTACGGCAAGACCGAAGTGGCCATCCGCGCGGCCTACAAAGCGGCTCTGGACGGCAAACAGGTCGCCGTACTGGTTCCGACCACCATCCTGGCCCGCCAACACGGGCAGACCTTTGCCGAGCGACTGAAGGACACACCGGTCACCGTTGCGTCCCTGTCGCGGCTGAACAGCTCCGCCGAACAGAAACAGATTCTGCAGCAAGCCGCCGACGGCAAGATCGACATCCTTATCGGCACCCACCGACTGCTGCAACGCGACGTACGCTTCAAGGATCTGGGCCTACTGATCGTCGACGAGGAACAGCGCTTCGGAGTCACCCACAAGGAGCGCCTGAAAAAGCTGCGCGCCGAAGTCGACCTGTTGACCCTCACCGCAACGCCCATTCCGCGCACCCTGCACATGAGCCTGCTGGGACTGCGCGACCTGTCGGTCATCGACACGCCGCCGGTGGACCGCCAGGTTATACGCACTTACGTCAGCCGCTTCGACGACGATCTGATCCGCCAGGCCATCCTCAATGAACTGCGCCGGGGCGGACAGGTCTTTTTCGTGCATAACAGGGTACAGAATATCGGCGCCATGGCCGAATTCATTCAGAGTCTGGTTCCCGAAGCAACCGTGGCCGTCGGCCATGGCCAGATGACCGAAAAAGCTCTGGAAGCGGTGATGATGGACTTCGTGGAAGGCAAAACCAACGTGCTGGTGTGCAGCACCATCATCGAAAACGGCCTCGATATCCCCCGCGCCAACACCATTATCGTCAATCGCGCCGACTGTTTCGGGCTGGCCCAGCTATACCAGCTGCGCGGTCGGGTCGGGCGCTCGCACCTGCGTGCCTACGCCTATCTGCTGATCCCCGGCGAGAGCACCCTGACCCACGAAGCACGTGAACGGCTGAGGGTCTTGACCGAGCTGACCGAACTCGGTGCCGGCTTCCGCATTGCCAGCCACGACCTGGAGCTGCGCGGCGCCGGCGACCTGCTCGGTCCCAAGCAGTCGGGACAGATCGCGGCCATCGGTTTCGAGATGTATGCCGAACTGCTGGAAGACACCATTGCGGAACTTAAAGGCCAACAACGGGAAGACCGTATCGACCCCGAGATCCGTCTTGGGCTTTCGGCTTTTCTGCCGGAAAAATACCTGCCCGACCCCAACCAGCGGCTGGTGTTTTACAAACAACTGGCTTCCGCCGAAGACGAAGAAACCCTTTACGACCTGGCCGACGAATTGCGTGACCGTTTCGGGGATCCCCCCGATCCGACCCTGCTGCTGATGGAGGTCATGAAACTGCGGGTACTGATGAAACGACTGCGCATCGCCACCGCCGACTACGATGGCCACAGCCTGACCTTCGGGTTCGCCCAGGACACGCCGGTGCAGCCGGACAAAATCATCGCATTGCTCGACATGGATCCTAAAAAGTACAGCTTTTCTCCTGACTTCCGCCTCGGCATACGTCTCGGCAGACAGCCCGGCGAAGCCGCGTTGGGCGAGGCTAAAAAAGCGTTGCAAGGCCTCATTTAG
- the nadA gene encoding quinolinate synthase NadA, whose translation MNSQQLKEEIRRLAKERNALIMAHFYQRDEIQEIADVAGDSLAMAIEAAQTDCKVIVLCGVHFMAESAAILAPDKTVLLPRTDAGCPMADMVEIDKLREMKARLPGRPVVTYVNSSAAIKAESDICCTSANAVAVVNSLDEDEVILVPDRNLGRYIAANTDKKCYFWEGYCPFHDQLPEEDVLAAKQAHPDALFLAHPECRPQILAMADLVASTSGMIDYVRTSPAKKFILGTEQGILYRLRKENPDKQFIMPNSLLFCKTMKYITLEEVLHCLQTMSPTVTVPAEIADGARKSLERMLAVPRD comes from the coding sequence ATGAATTCGCAACAACTCAAGGAGGAGATCCGCCGCCTGGCCAAAGAGCGCAACGCGTTGATCATGGCGCATTTTTATCAGCGCGATGAAATCCAGGAGATTGCCGATGTCGCTGGCGACTCCCTGGCCATGGCCATCGAAGCCGCGCAGACGGACTGCAAGGTAATCGTGTTGTGTGGCGTACATTTCATGGCGGAAAGCGCGGCGATACTGGCGCCCGACAAAACGGTCCTGCTACCTCGCACCGATGCCGGCTGCCCCATGGCCGACATGGTCGAAATCGATAAACTGCGGGAAATGAAAGCTCGTCTGCCCGGACGCCCCGTGGTAACCTATGTCAACTCCAGTGCGGCGATCAAAGCCGAAAGCGATATCTGCTGCACCAGCGCCAACGCCGTGGCCGTCGTCAACTCTCTGGACGAAGACGAAGTCATTCTGGTTCCGGATCGCAACCTCGGTCGTTACATCGCCGCCAACACCGATAAAAAGTGTTATTTCTGGGAAGGGTACTGCCCGTTTCACGATCAATTGCCCGAGGAAGACGTGCTGGCCGCCAAACAGGCACACCCGGACGCGCTGTTCCTGGCGCACCCCGAATGCCGGCCCCAGATTCTGGCCATGGCAGACCTGGTCGCTTCGACCAGCGGCATGATCGATTATGTCCGCACCAGCCCGGCTAAAAAATTCATTCTCGGCACCGAACAGGGCATTCTCTACCGACTGCGCAAAGAAAACCCCGACAAGCAGTTCATCATGCCTAATTCCCTGCTGTTCTGCAAAACCATGAAATACATCACTCTCGAAGAGGTTTTGCACTGCCTGCAGACCATGAGCCCCACAGTCACGGTACCCGCGGAGATCGCCGATGGCGCCCGCAAATCCCTGGAGCGCATGCTGGCTGTGCCGCGCGACTGA
- a CDS encoding diguanylate cyclase domain-containing protein, translating into MNKAYKIITVLAVSLGIGLSLLLFWRLRMVEKRELLTTFQREVEAKAVIFDRQILLNLEVLYAFKNLFSASQRVEESEFAAVAFETMQRHAGIRALAWVPYVPETQRRAFELARYADPSGFQFHEFSAGGWRTVAGSRKAYFPLYFLEPEASFKPVVGGDLGADPACLSLLNAVRDEGLVQVAGNFKIAGLNDLQPTFLGVLPVYSGRPETQASRRDNLLGFIVGIFDFTTLFQGSGWGDFPDLLAVRLIDARNSAANRELYAYRRQTGVPLPSAFICEHDVPVVGKAHWRLQAEPVGDYFSRYRSVTPWLLGLAGLLLTLMVPLVMWFVSRRAASVDKLVAQRTYELDEANRRLASLSLTDGLTGIANRRSFDDHLAQEWKRALRDRHPLSLIMVDIDHFKAYNDYYGHLAGDDCLRQVARMLQSVVARPGDLVARYGGEEFALILPQTDHGAKSLGESCRAAVAGGKIPHHASPVKPVVTVSVGVATMIPHVEDDPSQLIKAADQAMYRAKLLGRDHVVVEAPASQSVFMPGGV; encoded by the coding sequence ATGAACAAGGCCTACAAAATTATTACGGTTCTGGCGGTATCGCTGGGCATCGGTCTGTCTTTGCTGCTGTTCTGGCGCCTTCGTATGGTGGAAAAGCGGGAGCTTTTGACCACGTTCCAGCGTGAAGTCGAAGCCAAAGCCGTGATCTTTGATCGCCAAATTCTTTTGAATCTCGAAGTGCTTTATGCGTTTAAGAACCTGTTTTCCGCTTCCCAGAGGGTCGAAGAAAGCGAATTCGCCGCTGTGGCTTTCGAGACTATGCAGCGCCATGCGGGGATCCGCGCCCTGGCCTGGGTGCCTTATGTCCCCGAAACGCAGCGACGGGCGTTCGAGCTGGCGCGTTATGCGGACCCTTCAGGTTTTCAATTTCATGAGTTCTCGGCAGGGGGCTGGCGGACGGTTGCCGGTTCTCGCAAGGCCTATTTCCCGCTATATTTTCTGGAGCCGGAGGCATCCTTCAAGCCGGTTGTGGGAGGGGATCTGGGCGCCGACCCGGCATGCCTGAGTCTGTTGAACGCCGTCCGGGACGAAGGTCTGGTCCAGGTTGCCGGAAATTTCAAAATTGCCGGCTTAAACGATTTGCAGCCCACCTTTTTAGGGGTGCTGCCGGTTTATTCGGGGCGCCCGGAAACGCAGGCCTCCCGGCGTGATAATCTGCTCGGATTTATCGTCGGCATCTTTGATTTTACGACCCTGTTCCAGGGCTCTGGGTGGGGGGATTTCCCGGATCTTCTCGCCGTGCGCCTTATCGATGCCCGCAACTCCGCTGCGAACAGGGAGCTGTATGCTTACCGACGGCAGACCGGCGTACCGCTGCCGTCGGCTTTCATCTGCGAACATGATGTACCGGTGGTCGGAAAAGCCCATTGGCGATTGCAGGCCGAACCCGTCGGCGATTATTTCAGTCGTTATCGGAGCGTAACCCCCTGGTTGCTCGGGCTGGCCGGGTTGCTCCTCACTTTGATGGTGCCGCTGGTGATGTGGTTTGTGAGCAGGCGTGCGGCGTCCGTTGATAAGCTGGTTGCGCAAAGAACTTACGAGCTGGACGAAGCCAATCGACGACTCGCCAGTTTGTCCCTGACCGATGGTTTAACCGGCATTGCCAATCGCCGCTCTTTCGACGATCATCTTGCGCAGGAATGGAAACGGGCCCTGCGCGATCGGCACCCGCTGAGTCTGATCATGGTCGATATCGATCATTTCAAGGCCTATAACGATTATTACGGGCACCTGGCCGGTGACGATTGTTTGCGCCAGGTGGCGCGCATGCTTCAATCCGTGGTGGCGCGTCCCGGCGACCTGGTGGCGCGGTATGGCGGCGAGGAGTTTGCCTTGATACTGCCGCAAACCGATCATGGTGCCAAAAGCCTGGGGGAATCGTGCCGCGCAGCGGTAGCCGGGGGCAAGATCCCGCATCACGCTTCGCCGGTAAAACCCGTCGTCACGGTGAGTGTCGGGGTGGCGACAATGATTCCCCATGTCGAGGATGATCCTTCCCAGCTTATCAAAGCGGCGGATCAGGCCATGTATCGGGCCAAGCTCCTGGGGCGTGACCATGTGGTGGTGGAGGCGCCGGCTTCGCAGAGTGTCTTCATGCCCGGTGGAGTTTAG
- a CDS encoding ABC transporter ATP-binding protein, which translates to MNFALDIAQLQKSFGGTPAVRNLSLSVHPGEIFGLLGPNGAGKSTTINMISGVCRIDAGQVQVFGHDNCAERRITRRLVGVMHQEIVTDNFFTIDRALRIHAGYYGVPRDNAWRELLIERLGLGPHLHKSMNKLSGGLKRRFMVAKAMIHKPRLLILDEPTAGVDVELRRNLWDFVREINREGVTVLLTTHYLEEAEQMCGRIAIMNHGELIALEETARLLARIEGRHLQLTLEQPLQQVPVELHDLHPAMREAGRVLHLVLDGGQGAGAILRRITDLGIAVRDIETTRPGLEEVFLHLTGARPDNGQAGGK; encoded by the coding sequence ATGAATTTTGCACTCGATATCGCTCAACTTCAAAAATCCTTCGGCGGTACGCCGGCGGTTCGCAACCTTTCCCTGTCCGTGCATCCGGGCGAGATCTTCGGTCTGCTCGGGCCTAACGGTGCCGGCAAAAGCACCACCATCAACATGATCAGCGGCGTCTGTCGCATCGATGCCGGTCAGGTGCAGGTATTCGGGCACGATAACTGCGCCGAACGCCGTATCACGCGACGTCTGGTGGGGGTCATGCACCAGGAAATCGTCACCGACAACTTTTTCACCATCGATCGCGCGTTGAGAATCCATGCCGGTTATTACGGCGTGCCGCGGGACAATGCGTGGCGCGAGTTGCTGATTGAGCGGTTGGGGCTCGGTCCCCATCTGCACAAATCGATGAACAAATTGTCCGGCGGTCTCAAGCGCCGCTTCATGGTCGCCAAGGCCATGATTCACAAACCCCGCCTGTTGATCCTTGACGAACCGACCGCCGGCGTCGATGTCGAGTTGCGGCGTAATCTCTGGGATTTTGTGCGGGAGATCAACCGGGAGGGCGTGACGGTTCTGCTGACTACCCACTATCTGGAGGAAGCGGAACAGATGTGCGGTCGTATCGCCATCATGAATCATGGGGAGCTTATCGCTCTGGAAGAAACGGCGCGGCTGCTGGCACGTATCGAAGGCCGCCATTTGCAGCTGACCCTCGAGCAACCGCTGCAGCAGGTGCCTGTAGAGCTGCACGATCTGCATCCGGCTATGCGAGAAGCCGGCCGGGTGTTGCATCTGGTCCTCGACGGCGGGCAGGGGGCCGGTGCGATATTGCGACGTATCACCGACCTTGGCATCGCGGTGAGGGATATCGAAACGACCCGCCCGGGTCTCGAAGAGGTGTTCCTGCATCTTACCGGGGCGCGCCCCGACAACGGACAGGCAGGTGGCAAATGA